Proteins from one Mercurialis annua linkage group LG7, ddMerAnnu1.2, whole genome shotgun sequence genomic window:
- the LOC126654984 gene encoding uncharacterized protein LOC126654984 produces the protein MARTRSIKGKDVIVSQDAVDDSTSLNVRHGDYVAHMVRNIEKDNLHLQGKVSDDIPSGFEKQQTPTRENFEPRLVETLDILSKAMMEMKQSQTMIDKKQFDMECYLAELIVAVKLSSHDGDVPEAVNRAKQDPNRLGGQASGGVKEIGSTSHVSISNSPFDERYVPPHKRDELVHFNFFKINNQTSRNSRSFNAGANHPPKYDPEERNQPLPHQPVARPLDMEAVREPVQELYGPGLRQIDRPQFHKPYPDHIDRKNPYPRGYKIPIFSLFSGEDGHSAIEHVAKFTIQCGVLANLDNIANFKLRLFPNSLTCTAFTWYATLPRNSVLTWAEMERLFHTQFYRVESDLYYRII, from the exons ATGGCTAGAACTCGAAGTATAAAAGGAAAAGATGTTATTGTATCTCAGGATGCAGTGGATGATTCTACCTCTCTAAATGTAAGACATGGAGACTATGTGGCTCACATGGTTAGAAACATCGAGAAAGACAATTTACATCTCCAAGGAAAGGTGAGCGATGATATACCATCTGGTTTCGAAAAACAACAGACACCAACTCGGGAAAATTTTGAGCCGAGATTGGTGGAGACCTTAGACATCTTATCAAAGGCCATGATGGAGATGAAACAAAGCCAGACCATGATAGATAAGAAGCAGTTCGATATGGAATGCTATTTGGCAGAATTAATAGTTGCCGTCAAATTATCATCCCATGATGGTGATGTACCAGAGGCTGTTAACAGAGCCAAACAAGATCCTAACCGACTCGGGGGGCAAGCCTCTGGAGGAGTTAAGGAGATTGGAAGCACTAGTCATGTATCAATCTCGAACTCGCCCTTTGACGAAAGGTACGTACCTCCTCATAAAAGAGATGAACTTgttcattttaacttttttaaaattaataatcaaactAGCCGAAATTCTAGGTCGTTTAATGCAGGTGCTAATCATCCTCCCAAGTATGATCCagag GAGAGGAACCAACCTCTACCACACCAACCTGTAGCACGGCCACTTGACATGGAGGCAGTGAGAGAGCCCGTCCAGGAGCTATATGGTCCGGGTTTGAGACAAATAGACCGACCACAGTTTCACAAACCATATCCAGATCATATTGACAGGAAAAATCCTTATCCTAGAGGATATAAAATTCCTATCTTCTCTTTATTTTCTGGAGAGGATGGCCACTCCGCTATTGAGCACGTTGCTAAATTTACCATTCAATGTGGGGTTCTGGCCAACCTTGATAATATTGCTAATTTCAAGTTACGATTGTTTCCTAATTCCTTAACATGTACTGCTTTTACATGGTATGCCACCTTACCAAGGAACTCAGTGTTAACATGGGCGGAGATGGAAAGGTTGTTCCACACCCAGTTCTACCGTGTTGAGTCAGATTTGTATTACAGAATTATCTAG